From Flavobacteriales bacterium, a single genomic window includes:
- a CDS encoding transketolase has product VDFMMKDHSWHGIAPNNEQLADALNQLSETLGDY; this is encoded by the coding sequence AGTTGATTTCATGATGAAAGATCACTCTTGGCATGGCATCGCTCCTAACAATGAACAATTAGCTGATGCCCTTAATCAATTAAGCGAAACTTTAGGTGACTATTAA